The Ovis aries strain OAR_USU_Benz2616 breed Rambouillet chromosome 2, ARS-UI_Ramb_v3.0, whole genome shotgun sequence nucleotide sequence tttatttttattttgggggacagCAATTCATATGCTTTTCTTTCAAATCGTAGAGGTGGATTTTGGCACGTTATTAAGGGCTTCAATGGTAAAATGGTTTTTGTTTGCAATCGCAATgtgctatattttttttttatgcttcAGTGAATACTGGTTTAGTTTCCTTAAAAGCACCTGCTGATGCTTCTCAtatcatttcctttccatggcaACCAACCCCTTTGATCATCACCATCTCTCTTGAGTTTTCATTCATCTAAACTTTACTAGAAAAGtcataaagtatttattttctattgtgaCAAGACAACACACAAGTATTTAAGTTAATGATGATCCATACACTTGCCCTTCAACTTGCCCATTCAGATGactgaattttattaattttccccAAATCTTCTCCAGACAATTATATTTAGCCTTAATGACCGCAATGAAATAACTTTGGCTGTAAAATACAAGTGACACTCTGGAGCCTTTTGAATTggtgaacaaataaaaattacaaagacTCATTTAGTCTCTGTGAAGCATCTCGAAAGCCAATATTGGTCAGTGCTTCACCTGTTGGTCACATTCCAGGAAATGAGGTCATGACCaaggagaaaaagacattttaatagTTGACTCTTATTAAAGTTTTGTTATTCATGTAATTTCCCAGTATTAACAGTataattcagattttcttttatctATCGTACAGACTAAGTAATGATTAGGatttaagaaatttgaaatttaGAAATTTCTACAATTTTGGTAGAAATTGTCTTGTTAATATTTAGGTCATCTCAAACAAAGTCTATagcaattatttatttgtattaccGAAATTTAATCTTAGATGACTTCTAAAACTTTATTCTAGGAACATTTCAATGCCCCCAAAACTGGTCTTGGCATTTGTTGGTCAAGTTAGCTAAAATTATTTAATGcatattattataaattaattggCCTTCTGCCCATGGGTTACCAATTCACTttacaatgagaaaagaaaaggtttgGCTGAAATCAATTCTTTCCCATATTTAGATTATAGATTATATAGGTTATTTTGTATCCTAATGTTAACTacttattaaattttctttaatttgtaatttttatctGTAGAAGGCATATGACATTTTTTCTACTATAGTACACATCATGAACTGTTTAGAgagaccaaacaaacaaacaaaaaaagagtatTCAAAATATACTCTTATTTCAATTTCTGTACACATTAATCCACAGTGGGAGTTTATTGTACCAATCATACAAATATATCTCAGTcctgacattttcattttcatttttaaatgaatagcaTGCTTGCATGTTTCATAGTTTTTCTCTCAAGCCTACCATTCATTTgccatttcaaaaaataattttaagcttACTGCCTGAAATCCCTTGCctattatgtttaaaaatcaaCCCAATTACTTCAGGTTTACTTACAGCCTCGAAGATGGAGTTTCATGATCAACAGGAATTGACTCCCTCTCCAGCCGAGCCATTagacaagaaggaaaaggaaccagagacaCAAAGAAAGCCTGGTGAAGACCTTAAGCATGCTGCCTTAGTTTCTCAGCTGGAAATGACTGAAACTTCCCCTGATAAAAAGGACGCACAAggcacagaagaagaaaaagcaccTCCCACTCTGTTTGGGCACACTCTTGGTGCCAGCCTAGAAGATACAAAACCCAAGACAGAACCAAGCCTAGTGGTACCTGATATTGGCCTTCCTGCAGAGCCCACAGCTGCAAAAGAACAGAAGGACTGGTTCATCCAAATGCCGACGGAAGCCAAAAAGGACGAGTGGGGTTTAGTTGCTCCCGTGTCTCCTGGCCCCCTAACACCCATGAAGGAAAAAGATGTACTTGAGGATATCCCAAAATGGGAAGGCAAACAATTTGATTCTCCCATGCCGAGTCCCTTTCAGGGTGGAAGCTTCACTCTTCCTTTTGACATCTCAAAGAATGAAATAGTTGCAGCAGCATCACCCTTTGCTCCCGCCCTGTTACAGCCAGATGACCAAAAATCTCTGGAAGAAACTGGTAGCCCAGCAACTGCCAAAGATAGTTCTCAAGTTGAAGAGCCACAGAAGGATCAACCTGACAAAATAGCAGAAGCACCAGCCCCAGAGGCAGTTGCTGCACCCAAAGATGCTCACGTTTCAATTGTGGAAGAGTGTGTCCCAGAGAAAGTTTCAGGAGAAGAGGAAGGGGTGATAAAGGAAGAGAGTGTGCAGATAAAAGAGACTCCCACCCTCAGCGGACAGGAATCTACACTTGCTGAAATGGAACCTCACCTAAAGCTGGAAGAACAAACAACCATTTCTGACAAAGAAGCCGTGCCAAAAGAGAGTGAACCGCCAAAAttgatagatgaagaaacaaatatAATTCAACCTTCCACAGAGCACACTTACtccaaaaaagaagagatgggcCAGGAGCCTCCCACAGATATATTAAAACAGGACTCATTCCCTGTAAGTTTGGAGCAAGCAGTTACTGATTCAGCCGTGACCACTCAGACACCGGAAAAAATCATGACTGAACCAACTGCGCTAAGTGAAAAGAGTGCCACCCAGGAGCTCTTTGAAGAAAAAGTTGCTGACAAAGATCATAAGGTAGAAGTTGGAGCTGTAACATCAGCTGAGCTTGACATGCCATTTTATGAAGACAAGTCAGGAATGTCCAAGTACTTTGAAACATCCGCCCTGAAAGAGGAAGTGACCAAAAGCATCCAGCCAGTCAGTGACTACTATGAACTCAGTGACACAAGAGAAAGTGCCCAAGAGGCTTTTGATGCTGTATCTCCCATGCATAAGGATGGCGACAAGACACTTCCAGAAGAAGAACCTCAGCCCAGTGCTCCAGCCCAAGAAGCAGGGTATAGCACTCTCGCACAGAGTCATCCAGCTGACTTACCAGAAGAACCCAGTTCTCCCCAAGAGAGAATGTTCACCATTGATCCAAAAGTATATGGAGAGAAAAGGGATCTCCACAGTAAGAATAAGGATGATCTGACACTAAGCAGGAGCTTAGGACTTGGTGGTAGGTCTGCAATAGAACAAAGAAGCATGTCCATCAATTTGCCCATGTCTTGCCTGGATTCCATAGCCCTTGGGTTTAACTTCGGTCGAGGGCATGATCTTTCCCCCCTGGCTTCTGACATTCTAACCAACACTAGTGGAAGTATGGATGAAGGAGATGATTACCTTCCAGCCACAACACCTGCCGTGGACAAAGCCCCTTGCTTCCCAAccgaaagcaaagaagaaaaagaacaggtaaaggaagaaaaagatactGGAGAGGAAAATGCCCGAGTCGAGACATCATGTGAGTCGCCTTTCCTAGCCAAAGATTATTACAAAAATGGTACTGTCATGGCCCCTGACTTGCCTGAAATGCTAGACCTGGCAGGCACACGGTCAAGATTAGCTTCCGTGAGTGCAGACACTGAAGTTGCCAGGAGAAAATCAGTCCCATCAGAGACTGTGTTGGAGGAGAGTAGCACTGGCTTGCCCCCTGTCACTGATGAAAACCACATCATCGTTAAAACTGACAGTCAACTCGAAGACCTGGGCTACTGTGTGTTCAATAAGTACACAGTCCCCCTCCCATCACCTGTTCAAGACAGTGAGAATTTATCTGGAGAGAGTGGTTCCTTTTATGAAGGCACTGATGATAAAGCACGAAGAGATTTGGCCACTGATCTTTCATTAATTGAAGTCAAGCTGGCAGCTGCCGGAAGAGTAAAAGATGAAGTCAGTGCTGAGAAGGAAGCATCCCCACCTATCTCTGGTGACAAATCAGGACTGAGTAGGGAGTTTGATCAGGAGAAGAAAGCCAATGATAAGCTGGATACTGTCCTAGAGAAAAGTGAAGAACATGCTGATTCAAAAGAGCACACCAAGGAAACAGAAGATGCTGGTGATGAAGTTGAAACTCTTGGATTAGGAGTGACCCAGGAGCAAGCTTCAGCCAGAGAACTGATGATCTCTAAAGATGCATCACCTGTCATGgctgagaaagcagagaaagtTCTTAGTTCAGTGCCAGAGGTAGCTGAGGTAGAACCGTCCAAAAAAGCTGAACCAGAACTGGAtttggctgtgaagaaagctgaacaagGTCAGTTAGATATTAAAATCAGTGACTTTGGACAGATGGCCTCAGGCCTACATGTAGATGCTGGAGAGGCAGCAGAGCTTAAACTTGAGGCTACCCAGGACCTTGCTCCCTCATCCACAGCCCCTCAGGAGGTAGATGCATTTATGGGTGTTGAGTCCAGCCACGTGAAAGAAGGCACCAAAGTTAGTGAAACAGAAGTCAAGGAGAAGGTGGCTAAGCCTGACTTGGTGCACCAGGAGGCCGTGGACAAAGAAGAATCCTATGAGTCCAGCGGTGAGCATGAAAGCCTCACCATGGAGTCCTTGAAAGCCGATGAGGGCAAGAAGGAAACTTCCCCAGAATCTTCTCTAATTCAAGACGAGATTGCCATCAAATTGTCTGTGGAAATACCCTGTGCACCTGTTGTTTCAGAGGCTGATGTAGCCGCAGATGAGAGAGCTGATGTCCAGATGGAATTTATTCAGCTGCCGAAAGAAGAAAGCCAGGAGACCCCGGATATTTCCATCACGCCCTCCGATGTTACCGAGCAGTTGCCTGAAGCTGCCAGAGCTGAACCAGCAGAGGCTCAGAGCGAGGAAGAAGAGATCGAAGCCCGGGGAGAATATGACAAGTTGCTCTTCCGCTCAGACACCCTTCAGATTACCGACCTGGGTGCCCCAGGTGTCAGGGAGGAGTTTGTGGAGACCTGTCCTGGTGAGCACAAAGGAGTGATTGAGTCTGTTGTAACCATCGAGGACGACTTCATCACTGTCGTGCAAACCACAACTGATGAAGGGGAGTCAGGTTCCCACAGTGTCCGTTTTGCAGCCCTCGAGCAGCCCGAGGTGGGAAGGAGACCATCACCCCATGCCGAAGAAGAACTTGAAGTAGAAGAGGCAGCTGAAGCCCAGGCTGAACCCAAGGACGGTTCTCCAGAGGCTCCGGCTTCCCCTGAGAGAGAAGAGGTTGGACTCTCAGAATATAAGACAGAAACCTATGAGGATTACAGAGATGAAACCACCATTGATGACTCCATCATGGATGCTGACAGCCTCTGGGTGGACACTCAAGGTGTGCattctatttttcaattttctaCTCCCAAATAAAATCCAGTATCCTAttggaaaaacttttttttttcattttagacattttaaaatgtccctttatctctttattttgcGTTGTGTTAGACAGATGGAGGATTTTGTACATTTGTTACTaatgttgtcgttgttgttgttgtcatggTTTGCTCTGATCCACAGATGATGATAGAAGCATCATGACAGAACAGTTAGAAACTATCCCTAAAGAGGAGAAAGCTGAAAAGGAAGCTCGGAGATCATCTCTTGAGaaacatagaaaagaaaagcCTTTTAAAACCGGGAGAGGCAGAATTTCCACTCCTGAAAGAAAAATAGCTAAAAAGGAACCTAGCACAGTCTCCAGAGATGaagtgagaaggaaaaaaggtTCATTTCACAATCACTTctttataaatgtttttgaaGTAATTCATTATTACTCTTTTGTAGAAGAAACTGCCTAACCGTGGTAACTAATTATTGATGAAATTTCGTTTGGTTTTGCTCCAAGTGTGTATTTTTCTCCTGATGGTatgctttctgtgttttcttattcATAGCAGTTTATAAGAAGGCTGAACTTGCTAAAAAAACAGAAGTTCAGGCCCACTCTCCCTCcaggaaattcattttaaaacctGCTATCAAATATACTAGACCAACTCATCTCTCCTGTGTTAAGCGGAAAACGACAGGTGACTGTTCAATTCTGCAATGTGGCTGGCAAACAtagacatgtatttttttttatctcattACCTTAGcagcttcattttgtttttcttccaagaatctcAGCAGTCATGAACAGTTTCACTATTAAGTGTCTTgtatcattattctttttttatcccCTTCCCTACAGAAGAGGTCATGACCATCTGTTTCTTTGTCATGCTCAGACTTAACAGTGATTGTATCTTGGCATTGTGCTCTAGTGTCACGTTCTGGGGATTCCTGTTTTCATTCTGTGTGTTTGGTTAGACGATGGCGATGAATATAACCGTGGTATGCATTCtcattattttgcttatttactCCCTCATGCTTAAACCCATACGTATTTGTCCTAGTTCCTATATTGTTACTGCCAAATCTGTTACTGATGTTGATGAATTTACTGAGGACCACCAAGAATGCATAGGGATTTTGAGATGGAGAATGAGAAGCAAATCTGGGATAAAATTGTGGTTGAAAAATTACTTTGCtttcagatgaaagaaaaaaaaaaaggaaaaagaaactgtctggtaatcccatcagagtttatttttcataTCCAAAATTAGCTAGGCTTTCTGACAATACTGCATCTCTTGGTTGACATTTTGTCCTTGGAATCTTCTTAAAATGTGCTGgattcaaaatattaaatttccCCCTATAATTTAGTGGTCAAAAATTCAATCAATTTAATAAACCCCTTCCTCCAAATATCTCAGAATTTAGGTTTATTTTCTATCTTGCTGTCTTCTTATTGTTCTGTCGTCTTCAAATGTACTTTGTTTTTACTGTTTAAATAAGCAGTGGAATAAGGAGCGAAACATGTTACAAACCATAATAAAAGCCTCTATGTAATATCCATAATGCAAACTCTATTCCTCAATTTCAGTGCaaagtatgtattttaaatgtataatcatATTAGGATACT carries:
- the MAP2 gene encoding microtubule-associated protein 2 isoform X15: MADDRKDEAKAPHWTSAQLTEASAQPHPPEIKDQGGAGEGLVRSANGFPYREDEEGAFGEHGSQGTYSNTKENGINGELTSADRETAEEVSARIVQVVTAEAVAVLKGEQEKEAQPKDQPPALPLAAEETANLPPSPPPSPASEQTVPVEEEEETLESPMAEEEKPATLPEKECGAAKVSDQPTGLREGQVESSAEAQVVPADSAPAGAPQEKSVKEVTVTEVSPEVKTPSSAGEGLLTASKMEFHDQQELTPSPAEPLDKKEKEPETQRKPGEDLKHAALVSQLEMTETSPDKKDAQGTEEEKAPPTLFGHTLGASLEDTKPKTEPSLVVPDIGLPAEPTAAKEQKDWFIQMPTEAKKDEWGLVAPVSPGPLTPMKEKDVLEDIPKWEGKQFDSPMPSPFQGGSFTLPFDISKNEIVAAASPFAPALLQPDDQKSLEETGSPATAKDSSQVEEPQKDQPDKIAEAPAPEAVAAPKDAHVSIVEECVPEKVSGEEEGVIKEESVQIKETPTLSGQESTLAEMEPHLKLEEQTTISDKEAVPKESEPPKLIDEETNIIQPSTEHTYSKKEEMGQEPPTDILKQDSFPVSLEQAVTDSAVTTQTPEKIMTEPTALSEKSATQELFEEKVADKDHKVEVGAVTSAELDMPFYEDKSGMSKYFETSALKEEVTKSIQPVSDYYELSDTRESAQEAFDAVSPMHKDGDKTLPEEEPQPSAPAQEAGYSTLAQSHPADLPEEPSSPQERMFTIDPKVYGEKRDLHSKNKDDLTLSRSLGLGGRSAIEQRSMSINLPMSCLDSIALGFNFGRGHDLSPLASDILTNTSGSMDEGDDYLPATTPAVDKAPCFPTESKEEKEQVKEEKDTGEENARVETSCESPFLAKDYYKNGTVMAPDLPEMLDLAGTRSRLASVSADTEVARRKSVPSETVLEESSTGLPPVTDENHIIVKTDSQLEDLGYCVFNKYTVPLPSPVQDSENLSGESGSFYEGTDDKARRDLATDLSLIEVKLAAAGRVKDEVSAEKEASPPISGDKSGLSREFDQEKKANDKLDTVLEKSEEHADSKEHTKETEDAGDEVETLGLGVTQEQASARELMISKDASPVMAEKAEKVLSSVPEVAEVEPSKKAEPELDLAVKKAEQGQLDIKISDFGQMASGLHVDAGEAAELKLEATQDLAPSSTAPQEVDAFMGVESSHVKEGTKVSETEVKEKVAKPDLVHQEAVDKEESYESSGEHESLTMESLKADEGKKETSPESSLIQDEIAIKLSVEIPCAPVVSEADVAADERADVQMEFIQLPKEESQETPDISITPSDVTEQLPEAARAEPAEAQSEEEEIEARGEYDKLLFRSDTLQITDLGAPGVREEFVETCPGEHKGVIESVVTIEDDFITVVQTTTDEGESGSHSVRFAALEQPEVGRRPSPHAEEELEVEEAAEAQAEPKDGSPEAPASPEREEVGLSEYKTETYEDYRDETTIDDSIMDADSLWVDTQDDDRSIMTEQLETIPKEEKAEKEARRSSLEKHRKEKPFKTGRGRISTPERKIAKKEPSTVSRDEVRRKKAVYKKAELAKKTEVQAHSPSRKFILKPAIKYTRPTHLSCVKRKTTAGAESPQAPSVFKQAKDKVSDGVTKSPEKRSSLPRPSSILPPRRGVSGDRDENSFSLNSSISSSARRTTRSEPIRRAGKSGTSTPTTPGSTAITPGTPPSYSSRTPGTPGTPSYPRTPHTPGTPKSAILVPSEKKVAIIRTPPKSPATPKQLRLINQPLPDLKNVKSKIGSTDNIKYQPKGGQVQIVTKKIDLSHVTSKCGSLKNIRHRPGGGRVKIESVKLDFKEKAQAKVGSLDNAHHVPGGGNVKIDSQKLNFREHAKARVDHGAEIITQSPGRSSVASPRRLSNVSSSGSINLLESPQLATLAEDVTAALAKQGL
- the MAP2 gene encoding microtubule-associated protein 2 isoform X22, producing the protein MADDRKDEAKAPHWTSAQLTEASAQPHPPEIKDQGGAGEGLVRSANGFPYREDEEGAFGEHGSQGTYSNTKENGINGELTSADRETAEEVSARIVQVVTAEAVAVLKGEQEKEAQPKDQPPALPLAAEETANLPPSPPPSPASEQTVPVEEGLLTASKMEFHDQQELTPSPAEPLDKKEKEPETQRKPGEDLKHAALVSQLEMTETSPDKKDAQGTEEEKAPPTLFGHTLGASLEDTKPKTEPSLVVPDIGLPAEPTAAKEQKDWFIQMPTEAKKDEWGLVAPVSPGPLTPMKEKDVLEDIPKWEGKQFDSPMPSPFQGGSFTLPFDISKNEIVAAASPFAPALLQPDDQKSLEETGSPATAKDSSQVEEPQKDQPDKIAEAPAPEAVAAPKDAHVSIVEECVPEKVSGEEEGVIKEESVQIKETPTLSGQESTLAEMEPHLKLEEQTTISDKEAVPKESEPPKLIDEETNIIQPSTEHTYSKKEEMGQEPPTDILKQDSFPVSLEQAVTDSAVTTQTPEKIMTEPTALSEKSATQELFEEKVADKDHKVEVGAVTSAELDMPFYEDKSGMSKYFETSALKEEVTKSIQPVSDYYELSDTRESAQEAFDAVSPMHKDGDKTLPEEEPQPSAPAQEAGYSTLAQSHPADLPEEPSSPQERMFTIDPKVYGEKRDLHSKNKDDLTLSRSLGLGGRSAIEQRSMSINLPMSCLDSIALGFNFGRGHDLSPLASDILTNTSGSMDEGDDYLPATTPAVDKAPCFPTESKEEKEQVKEEKDTGEENARVETSCESPFLAKDYYKNGTVMAPDLPEMLDLAGTRSRLASVSADTEVARRKSVPSETVLEESSTGLPPVTDENHIIVKTDSQLEDLGYCVFNKYTVPLPSPVQDSENLSGESGSFYEGTDDKARRDLATDLSLIEVKLAAAGRVKDEVSAEKEASPPISGDKSGLSREFDQEKKANDKLDTVLEKSEEHADSKEHTKETEDAGDEVETLGLGVTQEQASARELMISKDASPVMAEKAEKVLSSVPEVAEVEPSKKAEPELDLAVKKAEQGQLDIKISDFGQMASGLHVDAGEAAELKLEATQDLAPSSTAPQEVDAFMGVESSHVKEGTKVSETEVKEKVAKPDLVHQEAVDKEESYESSGEHESLTMESLKADEGKKETSPESSLIQDEIAIKLSVEIPCAPVVSEADVAADERADVQMEFIQLPKEESQETPDISITPSDVTEQLPEAARAEPAEAQSEEEEIEARGEYDKLLFRSDTLQITDLGAPGVREEFVETCPGEHKGVIESVVTIEDDFITVVQTTTDEGESGSHSVRFAALEQPEVGRRPSPHAEEELEVEEAAEAQAEPKDGSPEAPASPEREEVGLSEYKTETYEDYRDETTIDDSIMDADSLWVDTQDDDRSIMTEQLETIPKEEKAEKEARRSSLEKHRKEKPFKTGRGRISTPERKIAKKEPSTVSRDEVRRKKVYKKAELAKKTEVQAHSPSRKFILKPAIKYTRPTHLSCVKRKTTAAGAESPQAPSVFKQAKDKVSDGVTKSPEKRSSLPRPSSILPPRRGVSGDRDENSFSLNSSISSSARRTTRSEPIRRAGKSGTSTPTTPGSTAITPGTPPSYSSRTPGTPGTPSYPRTPHTPGTPKSAILVPSEKKVAIIRTPPKSPATPKQLRLINQPLPDLKNVKSKIGSTDNIKYQPKGGQVQIVTKKIDLSHVTSKCGSLKNIRHRPGGGRVKIESVKLDFKEKAQAKVGSLDNAHHVPGGGNVKIDSQKLNFREHAKARVDHGAEIITQSPGRSSVASPRRLSNVSSSGSINLLESPQLATLAEDVTAALAKQGL
- the MAP2 gene encoding microtubule-associated protein 2 isoform X24, whose translation is MADDRKDEAKAPHWTSAQLTEASAQPHPPEIKDQGGAGEGLVRSANGFPYREDEEGAFGEHGSQGTYSNTKENGINGELTSADRETAEEVSARIVQVVTAEAVAVLKGEQEKEAQPKDQPPALPLAEETANLPPSPPPSPASEQTVPVEEGLLTASKMEFHDQQELTPSPAEPLDKKEKEPETQRKPGEDLKHAALVSQLEMTETSPDKKDAQGTEEEKAPPTLFGHTLGASLEDTKPKTEPSLVVPDIGLPAEPTAAKEQKDWFIQMPTEAKKDEWGLVAPVSPGPLTPMKEKDVLEDIPKWEGKQFDSPMPSPFQGGSFTLPFDISKNEIVAAASPFAPALLQPDDQKSLEETGSPATAKDSSQVEEPQKDQPDKIAEAPAPEAVAAPKDAHVSIVEECVPEKVSGEEEGVIKEESVQIKETPTLSGQESTLAEMEPHLKLEEQTTISDKEAVPKESEPPKLIDEETNIIQPSTEHTYSKKEEMGQEPPTDILKQDSFPVSLEQAVTDSAVTTQTPEKIMTEPTALSEKSATQELFEEKVADKDHKVEVGAVTSAELDMPFYEDKSGMSKYFETSALKEEVTKSIQPVSDYYELSDTRESAQEAFDAVSPMHKDGDKTLPEEEPQPSAPAQEAGYSTLAQSHPADLPEEPSSPQERMFTIDPKVYGEKRDLHSKNKDDLTLSRSLGLGGRSAIEQRSMSINLPMSCLDSIALGFNFGRGHDLSPLASDILTNTSGSMDEGDDYLPATTPAVDKAPCFPTESKEEKEQVKEEKDTGEENARVETSCESPFLAKDYYKNGTVMAPDLPEMLDLAGTRSRLASVSADTEVARRKSVPSETVLEESSTGLPPVTDENHIIVKTDSQLEDLGYCVFNKYTVPLPSPVQDSENLSGESGSFYEGTDDKARRDLATDLSLIEVKLAAAGRVKDEVSAEKEASPPISGDKSGLSREFDQEKKANDKLDTVLEKSEEHADSKEHTKETEDAGDEVETLGLGVTQEQASARELMISKDASPVMAEKAEKVLSSVPEVAEVEPSKKAEPELDLAVKKAEQGQLDIKISDFGQMASGLHVDAGEAAELKLEATQDLAPSSTAPQEVDAFMGVESSHVKEGTKVSETEVKEKVAKPDLVHQEAVDKEESYESSGEHESLTMESLKADEGKKETSPESSLIQDEIAIKLSVEIPCAPVVSEADVAADERADVQMEFIQLPKEESQETPDISITPSDVTEQLPEAARAEPAEAQSEEEEIEARGEYDKLLFRSDTLQITDLGAPGVREEFVETCPGEHKGVIESVVTIEDDFITVVQTTTDEGESGSHSVRFAALEQPEVGRRPSPHAEEELEVEEAAEAQAEPKDGSPEAPASPEREEVGLSEYKTETYEDYRDETTIDDSIMDADSLWVDTQDDDRSIMTEQLETIPKEEKAEKEARRSSLEKHRKEKPFKTGRGRISTPERKIAKKEPSTVSRDEVRRKKAVYKKAELAKKTEVQAHSPSRKFILKPAIKYTRPTHLSCVKRKTTAAGAESPQAPSVFKQAKDKVSDGVTKSPEKRSSLPRPSSILPPRRGVSGDRDENSFSLNSSISSSARRTTRSEPIRRAGKSGTSTPTTPGSTAITPGTPPSYSSRTPGTPGTPSYPRTPHTPGTPKSAILVPSEKKVAIIRTPPKSPATPKQLRLINQPLPDLKNVKSKIGSTDNIKYQPKGGQVQIVTKKIDLSHVTSKCGSLKNIRHRPGGGRVKIESVKLDFKEKAQAKVGSLDNAHHVPGGGNVKIDSQKLNFREHAKARVDHGAEIITQSPGRSSVASPRRLSNVSSSGSINLLESPQLATLAEDVTAALAKQGL
- the MAP2 gene encoding microtubule-associated protein 2 isoform X8, coding for MADDRKDEAKAPHWTSAQLTEASAQPHPPEIKDQGGAGEGLVRSANGFPYREDEEGAFGEHGSQGTYSNTKENGINGELTSADRETAEEVSARIVQVVTAEAVAVLKGEQEKEAQPKDQPPALPLAAEETANLPPSPPPSPASEQTVPVEEEEETLESPMAEEEKPATLPEKECGAAKVSDQPTGLREGQVESSAEAQVVPADSAPAGAPQEKSVKEVTVTEVSPEVKTPSSAGEGLLTASKMEFHDQQELTPSPAEPLDKKEKEPETQRKPGEDLKHAALVSQLEMTETSPDKKDAQGTEEEKAPPTLFGHTLGASLEDTKPKTEPSLVVPDIGLPAEPTAAKEQKDWFIQMPTEAKKDEWGLVAPVSPGPLTPMKEKDVLEDIPKWEGKQFDSPMPSPFQGGSFTLPFDISKNEIVAAASPFAPALLQPDDQKSLEETGSPATAKDSSQVEEPQKDQPDKIAEAPAPEAVAAPKDAHVSIVEECVPEKVSGEEEGVIKEESVQIKETPTLSGQESTLAEMEPHLKLEEQTTISDKEAVPKESEPPKLIDEETNIIQPSTEHTYSKKEEMGQEPPTDILKQDSFPVSLEQAVTDSAVTTQTPEKIMTEPTALSEKSATQELFEEKVADKDHKVEVGAVTSAELDMPFYEDKSGMSKYFETSALKEEVTKSIQPVSDYYELSDTRESAQEAFDAVSPMHKDGDKTLPEEEPQPSAPAQEAGYSTLAQSHPADLPEEPSSPQERMFTIDPKVYGEKRDLHSKNKDDLTLSRSLGLGGRSAIEQRSMSINLPMSCLDSIALGFNFGRGHDLSPLASDILTNTSGSMDEGDDYLPATTPAVDKAPCFPTESKEEKEQVKEEKDTGEENARVETSCESPFLAKDYYKNGTVMAPDLPEMLDLAGTRSRLASVSADTEVARRKSVPSETVLEESSTGLPPVTDENHIIVKTDSQLEDLGYCVFNKYTVPLPSPVQDSENLSGESGSFYEGTDDKARRDLATDLSLIEVKLAAAGRVKDEVSAEKEASPPISGDKSGLSREFDQEKKANDKLDTVLEKSEEHADSKEHTKETEDAGDEVETLGLGVTQEQASARELMISKDASPVMAEKAEKVLSSVPEVAEVEPSKKAEPELDLAVKKAEQGQLDIKISDFGQMASGLHVDAGEAAELKLEATQDLAPSSTAPQEVDAFMGVESSHVKEGTKVSETEVKEKVAKPDLVHQEAVDKEESYESSGEHESLTMESLKADEGKKETSPESSLIQDEIAIKLSVEIPCAPVVSEADVAADERADVQMEFIQLPKEESQETPDISITPSDVTEQLPEAARAEPAEAQSEEEEIEARGEYDKLLFRSDTLQITDLGAPGVREEFVETCPGEHKGVIESVVTIEDDFITVVQTTTDEGESGSHSVRFAALEQPEVGRRPSPHAEEELEVEEAAEAQAEPKDGSPEAPASPEREEVGLSEYKTETYEDYRDETTIDDSIMDADSLWVDTQDDDRSIMTEQLETIPKEEKAEKEARRSSLEKHRKEKPFKTGRGRISTPERKIAKKEPSTVSRDEVRRKKAVYKKAELAKKTEVQAHSPSRKFILKPAIKYTRPTHLSCVKRKTTAAGAESPQAPSVFKQAKDKVSNSTLSKIPALQGSTKSPRCSSACPSATKRATFSDSLFTQPTSAGSTGRLPYSESGNKDGVTKSPEKRSSLPRPSSILPPRRGVSGDRDENSFSLNSSISSSARRTTRSEPIRRAGKSGTSTPTTPGSTAITPGTPPSYSSRTPGTPGTPSYPRTPHTPGTPKSAILVPSEKKVAIIRTPPKSPATPKQLRLINQPLPDLKNVKSKIGSTDNIKYQPKGGQVQIVTKKIDLSHVTSKCGSLKNIRHRPGGGRVKIESVKLDFKEKAQAKVGSLDNAHHVPGGGNVKIDSQKLNFREHAKARVDHGAEIITQSPGRSSVASPRRLSNVSSSGSINLLESPQLATLAEDVTAALAKQGL